One Sebastes umbrosus isolate fSebUmb1 chromosome 6, fSebUmb1.pri, whole genome shotgun sequence DNA window includes the following coding sequences:
- the LOC119489892 gene encoding macrophage mannose receptor 1-like, which produces MMMEKVLLSIVALSGLCAVSSPAKRQYHFVYDLKNMTEAQSYCREKYTDLATIDNMEDVKILNNMVDLNKMVNADNSHEAWIGLYNDLDSWRWSLSDTSFYKQGETEFRRWGSGQPNNLKSEQYCAQMFSSGQWGDISCESHLKAVCLYVRGPNVTFILINISMTWTEAQSYCRDRYTDLASVRNMTDNQKVQELLSAGENVWIGLFRDSWKWSDGSNSSFRYWAAGQPNNYAGKEPCVAAHFDSGKWEDYQCHIKSAFICYSPPTTKQVIKLSLLKENPSLDLNDPAVMESILKQLKQRLKDQGVNDDIKLSWKKQPDGKVFHKEKKKDKKDEL; this is translated from the exons ATGATGATGGAAAAAGTTCTTCTCAGCATCGTCGCTCTGTCAG GGCTGTGTGCTGTCTCATCACCTGCTAAACGTCAGTACCATTTTGTTTATGACCTGAAGAACATGACTGAAGCACAAAGTTACTGCAGAGAGAAATACACAGACCTGGCCACTATAGACAACATGGAGGATGTGAAGATCCTGAACAACATGGTGGATTTAAACAAAATGGTCAACGCAGATAACAGCCAT GAAGCCTGGATAGGGCTGTACAATGACCTGGACAGCTGGAGGTGGTCACTGTCAGACACAAGTTTCTACAAACAAGGAGAAACGGAGTTCAGACGATGGGGCTCTGGACAACCGAACAACCTGAAAAGTGAACAATACTGCGCACAAATGTTTAGTTCTGGACAATGGGGTGACATCAGTTGTGAAAGTCACTTGAAGGCAGTCTGCTTATATGTCAGAG GGCCGAATGTGACATTTATCCTCATCAACATCTCCATGACATGGACTGAGGCCCAGAGCTACTGCAGAGATCGCTACACAGACCTGGCCAGTGTGAGAAACATGACAGATAACCAGAAGGTGCAGGAGCTGTTATCTGCAGGAGAAAACGTCTGGATCGGCCTTTTCAGAGACTCCTGGAAGTGGTCGGACGGAAGTAACTCCTCATTTAGGTACTGGGCAGCAGGACAGCCTAATAACTACGCTGGGAAGGAGCCTTGTGTGGCTGCACACTTCGACTCTGGAAAATGGGAGGACTACCAGTGTCACATCAAGAGTGCATTCATTTGCTACAGTCCAC CTACGACAAAGCAAGTGATAAAACTGAGTCTGCTGAAAGAGAACCCCTCTCTGGATCTGAATGACCCTGCTGTGATGGAGAGCATCTTGAAGCAG CTCAAACAGAGGCTGAAGGACCAGGGAGTGAATGACGACATCAAACTGAGCTGGAAGAAGCAGCCGGATGGAAAAGTCTTCcacaaggagaagaagaaggacaaaAAGGATGAGCTTTAA
- the ccdc135 gene encoding dynein regulatory complex subunit 7, producing METVLESDDEEQVSGGESQEEEEEEEEDEDEEDDEPMKLDGTLHVSAPQELLSLKLDQAGELYPESYRVNSPDEIRLLAIADNFQRQYSHLYPDRKPLLLCPINECGVKKFVSMTLRPTPTVYPELFTWEGCASFVADFLSLDPLEPPVDLPRCMSSSSSVLQRQRASCFESATLLCSLLLGAHYDAYCVSGYAVKEMCLLDQSLQECPLLDTEVKSVISEQEPQENKYTVKPLRELKSHFVTQQEKKKQEAEVALLQEQILQEESQQRPADPLRGLRVHCWVLVLSGSRSIQENFFIDPLIGNSYSTDDDNFLGVESVWNNLNYYVNMQDCTYGCADMVYDLEDLKTWEPVLYGAICKKQLILDVLKKKDSKMMNISNDDEEDEQPRVLEMPRSWVSYITISKKDLETRWPGGQKVTHYRKAKLEKFAAYLRSDGLVTLLTTYKDLDCTEIIMVKEWYQHRNDHLEEREVNKVDNFTTERFKRGRRFHILLHRYTDTEREMEFSSARVENLVRRVESPGEMTEIFEGRNDFLYYRKLVFDKHVQFSEPCVDIDVADRLLLQTVVERFHRNRSKPANADVAERVFQLAKRRIEVTYHLEDHRFIPSKRSFIKPQESTENKKAEDFTPDMVSSFQVDPSEKPLTTPILWEILVALMKDEEKVVFQIRESKNEVKDILACRVQEEADVQLNVSPWTTTRASRARSQRQEMESLAAEEQMWLQEKEKDLLAALLIRLDITETLSAEDAKQLHHDCLAEYKQRLVEQANLSQERYERETQELQRKQQWYQRNQLNLTKVQEDEYKTYCSEKTLQIHVAKKRLSMYKEAAPQKYQTLDQKLKRDHRLAPHARHLPPF from the exons ATGGAGACTGTACTGGAGTCAGACGATGAGGAGCAAGTCAGTGGTGGAGAatcacaggaggaggaggaggaggaggaggaggatgaggatgaggaggacgaTGAGCCGATGAAGCTGGACGGAACTCTCcatgtttcagctcctcagGAGCTTCT TAGCCTGAAGTTGGACCAGGCAGGCGAGCTGTATCCTGAGTCCTACAGGGTTAACTCCCCCGACGAGATTCGACTGTTGGCCATCGCCGACAACTTCCAGCGTCAGTATTCACACTTGTACCCCGACCGCAAACCACTGCTGCTCTGCCCCATCAACGAATGTGGTGTTAAG AAGTTTGTGTCCATGACTCTTCGGCCCACACCGACAGTCTACCCTGAACTTTTTACCTGGGAGGGCTGTGCCTCCTTTgtggctgacttcctgtctctggaCCCTCTGGAGCCGCCTGTGGACCTG CCCAGGTGCATGTCCTCCTCCAGCTCGGTGCTGCAGCGTCAGAGAGCCTCCTGTTTTGAATCTGCAACCCTGCTGTGCAGCCTGCTGCTCGGCGCCCACTACGACGCTTACTGCGTCAGCGGCTACGCTGTCAAAGAGATGTGTCTGCTCGACCAGAGCCTGCAGGAGTGCCCCCTGCTGGACACCGAAGTCAAG AGTGTGATCTCTGAGCAGGAGCCACAGGAGAATAAATACACAGTGAAACCGCTGAGGGAGCTGAAGAGTCACTTTGTGACGCagcaagagaagaagaaacaggaagCAGAGGTTGCGTTGCTTCAGGAACAAATACTACAAGAG GAGAGTCAGCAGCGACCTGCTGACCCCCTGCGAGGACTGCGGGTGCACTGTTGGGTGCTGGTGCTGTCAGGGAGTCGGAGCATCCAGGAGAACTTCTTTATCGACCCCCTGATCGGGAACAGCTACTCCACTGACGATGACAACTTCCTGGGCGTCGAGAGCGTGTGGAACAATCTCAACTACTACGTCAACATGCAGGACTGCACTTACGGCTGCGCT gataTGGTGTATGACCTGGAGGATCTAAAGACGTGGGAGCCAGTCCTGTACGGTGCAATATGCAAAAAGCAGCTGATTCTTGATGTCTTGAAGAAAAAGGACAGCAAGATGATGAACATCAGCAATGATGACGag gaGGATGAGCAGCCACGAGTTCTTGAGATGCCACGATCCTGGGTCAGTTACATCACTATCTCAAAAAAAG ACCTGGAGACCCGCTGGCCAGGAGGACAGAAGGTGACCCACTACAGAAAAGCAAAGCTGGAGAAGTTTGCAGCGTACCTGAGGTCAGACGGCCTAGTCACACTACTGACCACATACAAAGACCTGGACT gCACTGAGATCATCATGGTGAAGGAATGGTATCAACACAGAAACgaccacctggaggagagggaggtcaACAAGGTCGACAACTTCACCACAGAGCGCTTCAAACGTGGAAGGCGTTTCCACATTTTAC TCCACAGGTACACAGACACCGAGCGAGAGATGGAGTTCAGCAGTGCTCGTGTTGAAAATCTGGTGCGGAGGGTGGAGTCGCCAGGTGAAATGACGGAGATCTTTGAGGGCCGGAACGACTTCCTCTACTACCGCAAGCTCGTCTTTGACAAACACGTCCAGTTTTCAGAACCATGTGTGGACATTGATGTGGCTGACCgactgctgctgcag ACAGTGGTGGAGCGATTCCACAGGAACAGATCCAAACCGGCCAACGCAGACGTGGCCGAGCGAGTGTTCCAGTTGGCAAAAAGACGGATCGAAGTGACCTATCACTTAGAGGATCACAGATTTATCCCTTCAAAGAGGAGCTTCATCAAACCACAAGAGTCGACGGAAAATAAGAAGGCCGAGGACTTCACACCTGACATGGTCTCCAGCTTCCAG GTGGATCCATCTGAGAAGCCTCTTACGACCCCGATTCTGTGGGAGATACTGGTGGCCCTGATGAAGGATGAGGAGAAGGTGGTTTTCCAAATCAGGGAGTCTAAGAATGAG GTGAAAGACATTTTGGCCTGCAGAGTGCAGGAGGAGGCAGACGTTCAGCTTAACGTCTCCCCATGGACGACGACCAGAGCTTCCAGGGCCCGCAGCCAGAGACAGGAAATg GAGAGCCTGGCTGCGGAGGAGCAGATGTGGCtgcaggagaaggagaaggaccTCCTGGCTGCCCTCCTGATCCGGCTGGACATCACAGAGACTTTGAGCGCCGAAGACGCCAAGCAGCTCCACCACGACTGTTTGGCCGAGTATAAACAGAGACTGGTAGAGCAGGCCAACCTCAGTCAGGAACGATATGAAAGG GAGACACAGGAGCTGCAGAGGAAACAGCAGTGGTACCAGAGGAACCAGCTCAACCTGACCAAAGTACAGGAGGACGAGTACAAGACCTACTGCTCTGAGAAAACACTACAAATCCATGTCGCCAAGAAACGCCTCAGCAT GTACAAGGAAGCAGCTCCTCAGAAGTACCAAACTCTGGATCAGAAGCTAAAACGAGACCATCGACTGGCCCCTCACGCCAGACACCTGCCTcctttttaa